A genomic window from Cricetulus griseus strain 17A/GY chromosome 4, alternate assembly CriGri-PICRH-1.0, whole genome shotgun sequence includes:
- the LOC100752114 gene encoding olfactory receptor 7E24: MKGKNLTCVWEILLLGLSEDSEMKPILFGLFLSVYLVTVLGNLLIILAVSSDYRLHTPMYFFLCNLSLADIGFSSTTIPKMLMNIQSHSKSITYAGCLMQVSSFFFFGCLDSLLLTVMAYDRLVAICYPLHYAAIMHPRLCVFLSLSSLSISLLDSQLHFLIVSQVSFCRVVKIPHFFCDPAQLLSLACSNTSNNKIFIYIFGIIFGGIPVSGILYSYKRIVSSILRISSKDGKFKAFSTCGTHLSVVCLFYGTAFGAYFSSAASHSPRKSAVAAVMYTMVTPMLNPFIYSLRNRDIKWALWRISSRRV; this comes from the coding sequence ATGAAAGGAAAGAATCTAACATGTGTATGGGAAATCCTCCTTCTTGGTCTTTCAGAGGATTCTGAAATGAAGCCCATCCTATTTGGACTGTTCCTGTCCGTGTACCTGGTCACTGTGCTTGGGAACCTGCTCATCATTCTGGCTGTCAGCTCTGACTATCGCCTCCAcactcccatgtacttcttcctctgcAATCTGTCCTTGGCAGACATTGGCTTTAGCAGTACTACAATCCCCAAAATGCTGATGAACATCCAGTCACACAGCAAATCCATCACCTATGCAGGATGCCTAATGCAAgtgtcctctttcttcttttttgggtGTTTGGACAGCCTGCTCCTCActgtgatggcctatgaccgcttgGTGGCCATCTGTTACCCTCTACACTATGCAGCCATCATGCATCCCCGCCTCTGTGTCTTCTTGTCCCTGTCATCACTGTCCATCAGTCTTCTGGACTCTCAGTTGCACTTCTTGATTGTGTCACAAGTCAGTTTCTGCAGAGTTGTAAAAATCCCTCATTTCTTTTGTGATCCTGCTCAGCTTCTTAGTCTTGCTTGTTCAAACACTTctaacaataaaatattcatttatatttttggtaTAATTTTTGGTGGTATTCCAGTCTCAGGAATCCTTTATTCCTACAAAAGAATTGTCTCTTCCATTCTGAGAATTTCATCAAAAGATGGGAAATTCaaagccttctccacctgtggAACTCACTTGtcagttgtttgtttattttatgggaCAGCCTTTGGTGCATACTTCAGTTCAGCTGCCTCCCATTCCCCTAGGAAGAGTGCAGTGGCCGCAGTGATGTACACCATGGTTACACCCATGCTAAACCCTTTTATCTATAGCTTGAGGAACAGGGACATTAAGTGGGCCCTGTGGAGGATCTCTAGCAGAAGAGTCTAA